The Paenibacillus sophorae genome has a segment encoding these proteins:
- a CDS encoding aldo/keto reductase, with product MKSVKLQNEKIPSIALGTWSWGTGEAGGDAVFGNFLTAADLKPVFDAAIDAGFNLWDTAAVYGMGASETILGSFTKDRNDVLISTKFTPQIAGEKDNAVEELLDGSLKRLGVDHADIYWIHNPADVKRWTPKLIPSMKSGKVKYVGVSNHNLEEIKLAASILAEEGLKISAVQNHYSLLYRSSEEAGIIDYCKENGIVFFSYMVLEQGALTDKYSAQHPFPSGTRRGEAFNSDVLAKLEGLIHVMRDIGSKYNVSTAQIAIAWSIAKGTVPIIGVTKTTHIEDAIKAAEVNLTAQEIRDLEAAAKETGVEVRGSWEKPMH from the coding sequence ATGAAAAGCGTTAAACTGCAAAATGAAAAAATCCCTTCAATTGCTCTGGGTACCTGGTCATGGGGCACCGGTGAAGCTGGCGGGGATGCTGTTTTCGGGAATTTTCTTACAGCAGCCGACTTAAAGCCGGTTTTTGACGCGGCAATAGATGCTGGATTCAATTTGTGGGATACAGCGGCTGTATATGGGATGGGCGCCTCAGAAACGATTCTGGGGAGCTTTACCAAAGACCGTAATGATGTGCTGATCTCAACGAAATTCACTCCACAAATTGCGGGGGAAAAAGATAACGCTGTGGAGGAACTTTTAGATGGGAGCTTAAAACGACTTGGCGTGGACCATGCGGATATTTATTGGATACACAACCCGGCAGATGTGAAAAGATGGACGCCAAAACTGATTCCTTCAATGAAAAGCGGAAAAGTAAAATATGTAGGTGTCTCCAATCATAATCTGGAAGAAATTAAATTGGCAGCTAGCATCTTGGCGGAAGAAGGTCTGAAAATTTCAGCTGTACAAAACCACTACAGCTTGCTGTACCGTTCATCTGAAGAAGCAGGTATTATTGATTACTGCAAGGAGAATGGTATCGTCTTCTTTTCTTATATGGTATTGGAACAAGGCGCATTAACCGACAAATACAGTGCGCAACATCCTTTTCCGAGCGGCACTAGAAGAGGCGAAGCCTTTAATTCGGACGTGCTCGCCAAGCTGGAAGGATTAATTCACGTAATGAGAGACATCGGCAGCAAGTACAATGTGTCCACTGCACAAATTGCAATCGCTTGGTCCATTGCAAAAGGAACCGTACCCATTATCGGCGTTACGAAAACGACCCATATTGAGGATGCTATAAAAGCGGCCGAGGTCAATCTGACAGCGCAGGAGATCCGTGATCTTGAAGCAGCTGCAAAAGAGACCGGGGTTGAGGTCAGAGGTTCGTGGGAAAAACCGATGCATTAA
- a CDS encoding 6-phospho-beta-glucosidase produces the protein MALSKEFLWGGATAANQCEGGYLEGNKGLSTVDVIPAGKDRVSVLKGKMKMLECDDEHFYPSHEAIDFYHRYKEDIALFAEMGFKCFRLSMAWTRIFPHGDDTLPNEEGLKFYDDVFDECLKYGIEPLVTITHFDVPIHLVNTIGSWRSRKMVDYYERLCETLFTRYKDKVKYWLTFNEINMLLHLPFGSSGLVFEEDENEEAVKYQAAHHQLVASAKATEIARKINPEFKIGCMLAGASTYPYTCAPEDIWRAMTRDREHYFFVDVQSRGEYPNYAKKMFERMNIHLKMEDGDEELLKNNTVDFVSFSYYGSRLTSADPAVNTQTAANLFPTLRNPHLKRSEWGWQIDPLGLRITLNALYDRYQKPLLIVENGLGAVDKPDENGYIEDDYRIEYLREHIRAFKAAVAEDGVELLGYTTWGCIDLVSSSSGEMSKRYGFIYVDKDDQGNGTLNRSRKKSFNWYKKVISSNGEDLD, from the coding sequence ATGGCTCTAAGCAAAGAGTTTCTATGGGGAGGAGCAACTGCTGCTAACCAATGTGAAGGTGGATATTTGGAAGGGAATAAGGGGTTGTCAACCGTTGATGTTATACCCGCAGGAAAGGATCGCGTTTCTGTATTGAAAGGCAAGATGAAAATGCTGGAATGTGATGATGAGCATTTTTATCCGAGCCACGAAGCTATCGACTTTTATCATCGTTATAAGGAAGACATCGCTTTATTCGCAGAAATGGGTTTCAAATGCTTCCGCTTATCGATGGCATGGACACGAATCTTCCCGCATGGGGATGATACATTACCCAATGAAGAAGGTTTGAAATTCTACGATGATGTTTTTGATGAGTGTCTAAAATATGGTATAGAACCATTAGTAACCATCACTCATTTTGATGTGCCTATACATTTGGTAAACACGATCGGTTCTTGGAGAAGCCGTAAAATGGTCGATTATTATGAAAGACTATGCGAAACACTTTTCACTCGCTACAAAGATAAAGTAAAGTATTGGCTTACTTTTAATGAAATCAACATGTTATTACATCTGCCATTCGGCAGCTCAGGGTTGGTGTTTGAAGAAGATGAAAATGAAGAAGCTGTGAAGTATCAAGCAGCACATCACCAATTGGTCGCAAGTGCAAAAGCAACTGAAATCGCCCGCAAAATAAATCCCGAATTCAAGATTGGGTGTATGTTGGCGGGTGCCAGCACTTATCCTTATACTTGTGCTCCCGAGGATATATGGAGAGCCATGACAAGGGATCGAGAGCATTACTTCTTTGTGGATGTGCAATCCCGCGGGGAATACCCGAATTATGCCAAAAAAATGTTCGAAAGAATGAATATACATCTTAAAATGGAAGATGGTGATGAGGAGCTTCTGAAAAATAATACAGTTGACTTTGTTTCATTTAGTTACTATGGTTCGCGATTAACGAGCGCTGACCCAGCAGTAAATACTCAAACCGCTGCCAATCTCTTTCCGACATTACGAAATCCCCACTTAAAAAGAAGTGAATGGGGCTGGCAAATTGACCCACTCGGACTAAGAATTACATTGAATGCATTGTATGATCGCTATCAAAAGCCATTATTGATTGTCGAAAATGGGTTGGGAGCTGTTGATAAGCCTGATGAAAATGGATATATCGAGGATGATTATAGAATCGAGTATCTTCGTGAACATATCCGGGCATTTAAAGCAGCTGTAGCAGAAGATGGTGTGGAGTTGCTAGGCTATACAACCTGGGGCTGCATTGATTTAGTAAGCTCAAGCTCTGGAGAGATGAGCAAAAGATATGGTTTCATCTACGTGGATAAAGATGACCAGGGAAATGGCACGTTAAACCGTAGCAGGAAAAAGTCCTTTAATTGGTATAAGAAAGTAATTAGCAGCAATGGAGAAGATTTAGATTAG
- a CDS encoding TetR/AcrR family transcriptional regulator, translated as MNKVDRRVLKSQEAIKKAILELMAEKNFDDITIRDISNRANVNRGTIYLHYMDKYDLLDKIIEEHISNLRELCHSASEMTFQEGNYVWFEYFADNHLFFSTMLNTKSAAYFRSRFLDLVVQEYKVEVDVTEGKNQGLSEEVILQFFGAAVVGAVEWWFKNGMPLPPRVMAEQTGVLLDRNF; from the coding sequence ATGAATAAAGTGGATAGAAGGGTACTCAAATCTCAAGAAGCAATCAAGAAAGCAATTCTTGAACTGATGGCTGAAAAAAACTTCGATGACATTACAATCCGGGATATTTCTAACAGGGCAAATGTTAATCGTGGTACAATTTATCTCCACTACATGGATAAATATGACTTGCTTGATAAGATTATCGAAGAACACATAAGCAATCTCCGTGAACTTTGCCATTCTGCATCTGAAATGACTTTTCAAGAAGGAAATTATGTCTGGTTCGAATACTTTGCGGACAATCATTTGTTCTTTTCAACCATGCTAAACACGAAAAGTGCAGCTTATTTTCGTAGTCGATTCCTTGATTTAGTCGTCCAAGAGTATAAGGTTGAAGTCGATGTAACCGAAGGAAAAAATCAAGGCTTAAGTGAAGAGGTTATTCTTCAATTCTTTGGGGCAGCTGTCGTGGGGGCAGTGGAATGGTGGTTTAAGAATGGAATGCCACTTCCACCTCGTGTTATGGCTGAACAGACAGGGGTCTTGTTGGATAGGAATTTTTAA
- a CDS encoding aldo/keto reductase: MEYVKLGNTGLDVSRICLGCMGFGDAEKGHHRWVLDEEHARPIIKKALELGINFFDTANVYADGTSEEIVGAALKDYANRDKIVLATKVYNRMHQGPNGAGLSRKAIISEIDKSLKRLGTDYVDLYQIHRWDYHTPIEETMEALHDVVKAGKARYIGASAMWAWQFQKALHVAEKNGWTRFVSMQNHLNLIYREEEREMLPLCKEEKIGVIPYSPLAGGRLAREATTYRAETDQIAKQKYDATANADQLVVDRVASLAEKYGVRRVHIALAWLFHKEPVTAPIVGATKISHLEDAEAALSIKLAPEEITFLEEPYVPHRVVGHF; encoded by the coding sequence ATGGAATATGTGAAACTTGGGAATACCGGTTTGGATGTATCTCGGATTTGTCTCGGCTGTATGGGCTTCGGCGACGCAGAGAAGGGGCATCATCGTTGGGTGCTTGATGAAGAGCATGCTCGTCCAATCATAAAAAAAGCTTTGGAACTTGGAATCAATTTTTTTGATACTGCGAATGTGTATGCTGACGGAACAAGTGAGGAAATTGTTGGAGCAGCTCTAAAGGATTATGCCAATCGAGATAAGATTGTCCTGGCAACCAAGGTGTATAATCGCATGCATCAAGGACCAAACGGTGCCGGACTTTCCCGTAAAGCGATCATTAGCGAAATTGATAAGAGCCTTAAGAGATTAGGAACCGACTACGTCGATTTGTACCAAATCCATCGATGGGATTATCACACTCCAATTGAAGAAACTATGGAGGCACTTCATGACGTAGTCAAGGCTGGTAAGGCAAGGTACATAGGTGCTTCTGCCATGTGGGCATGGCAGTTTCAGAAGGCGTTACATGTTGCTGAGAAAAATGGATGGACACGATTTGTATCTATGCAGAATCATTTAAATCTCATTTACCGTGAAGAGGAGCGAGAGATGCTGCCGCTTTGTAAGGAAGAAAAAATCGGAGTCATTCCTTACAGCCCGCTCGCGGGAGGAAGATTGGCTCGGGAGGCAACAACCTATCGTGCCGAAACCGATCAAATTGCAAAACAAAAATATGATGCAACAGCAAATGCGGATCAACTGGTGGTAGACCGGGTTGCGAGTCTCGCGGAGAAATATGGCGTTCGCCGCGTTCACATCGCACTTGCGTGGCTTTTTCACAAAGAGCCGGTAACCGCCCCCATCGTCGGTGCTACGAAAATTTCCCATCTCGAAGATGCGGAAGCTGCTCTTTCCATTAAGTTAGCACCTGAAGAAATTACGTTTTTAGAAGAACCGTATGTCCCGCACCGAGTCGTTGGTCATTTTTAA
- a CDS encoding IS30 family transposase yields the protein MSYSHLSIIERGQLETLRSLGWSVRAIARQLCRHPSTIARELNRGAQAKQAYEAASSQKAYEDRRRASRPHGKFTVQLAKELEARLDQTWSPEQIAEKRRVEGKTFVCFKTIYRWIYSGRLAAGKVQVLRHKGKRRGPVETRGRFLVGTPISQRPHEIRKRSTFGHWELDTVVSSRGKSKACVATFIERKTRLYLAVKMPDRTAYSMEVACGVVASQYPHSAFQSATVDRGKEFACYSSLEHYLQMKVYFADPYSSWQRGSNENGNGLLREFFPKGHDFATVTDQELAQAVRLINFRPRKSLGWKSAHEAFMDEMSHLA from the coding sequence ATGAGCTACTCCCATCTTAGCATAATTGAGCGTGGACAACTAGAGACGTTACGCAGTCTGGGGTGGTCCGTGAGGGCCATTGCCCGCCAGCTCTGCCGACATCCTTCCACCATCGCCCGCGAACTGAATCGTGGCGCTCAAGCCAAGCAGGCATATGAAGCGGCATCCTCTCAGAAAGCTTATGAAGACAGAAGGAGGGCGAGCCGTCCGCATGGCAAGTTCACGGTTCAACTGGCAAAAGAGCTTGAAGCCAGACTCGACCAGACATGGTCGCCAGAGCAGATTGCGGAAAAACGACGCGTGGAGGGGAAGACCTTCGTTTGCTTCAAAACCATTTATCGCTGGATTTATTCCGGCCGCCTTGCCGCAGGAAAGGTGCAGGTGCTCCGGCACAAGGGCAAGCGCCGTGGGCCGGTCGAAACCCGTGGACGCTTTCTCGTGGGGACACCGATCAGTCAAAGGCCGCATGAGATTCGTAAACGGAGTACTTTTGGACACTGGGAACTCGATACCGTTGTCTCCAGCCGAGGCAAGAGCAAGGCCTGTGTCGCCACCTTCATCGAGCGCAAAACGCGCCTGTATTTGGCCGTTAAGATGCCGGATCGTACCGCCTACTCCATGGAAGTCGCCTGCGGCGTTGTAGCCAGCCAGTATCCGCATTCCGCTTTCCAAAGTGCCACAGTTGACCGAGGAAAGGAATTTGCCTGCTACAGCTCGTTGGAGCATTACCTCCAGATGAAGGTATACTTCGCGGACCCGTATTCCTCCTGGCAACGCGGCTCCAATGAAAACGGCAATGGTCTTCTGAGAGAGTTTTTCCCAAAAGGCCACGACTTCGCCACGGTTACCGACCAAGAACTCGCTCAGGCTGTCCGCCTCATCAATTTCCGGCCACGTAAATCTCTGGGCTGGAAGTCGGCTCACGAAGCCTTCATGGACGAGATGTCGCACTTAGCTTGA
- a CDS encoding NAD(P)H-dependent oxidoreductase, whose amino-acid sequence MKTLVLVFHPDLTASRVNRRLTEEMEKQAGVTAHRVYEAYPDEKIDVAAEQRLLEQHDRIVLQFPFYWYSTPSLLKKWEDAVLTYGWAFGSKGDKLHGKELLIAVSTGAAKENYSPDGNFKYTVPELLRPLQATSNLIGTRYLTPYVLYGVMQHLSDEELEESAKDYVAYALNPELA is encoded by the coding sequence ATGAAAACACTCGTTCTAGTTTTTCACCCTGATTTAACTGCTTCCCGTGTTAATCGACGCTTGACGGAAGAAATGGAGAAGCAAGCGGGCGTTACCGCTCACCGCGTCTATGAGGCTTACCCCGATGAGAAGATCGATGTCGCAGCCGAACAGAGGCTATTGGAGCAGCATGATCGCATCGTTTTGCAATTCCCTTTCTACTGGTACAGTACGCCTTCATTGTTGAAAAAATGGGAGGATGCAGTTCTTACCTATGGTTGGGCTTTTGGAAGCAAAGGAGATAAGCTGCACGGAAAAGAGCTGCTGATTGCCGTTTCTACCGGCGCCGCTAAAGAAAACTATTCGCCAGACGGCAATTTTAAATACACTGTTCCAGAGCTGCTGCGACCTCTTCAGGCAACCAGTAACTTGATTGGCACACGCTATTTGACACCATATGTATTGTACGGTGTAATGCAACACCTGTCAGACGAGGAGCTTGAGGAAAGTGCTAAGGATTACGTGGCTTATGCATTGAACCCTGAACTTGCGTAG
- the dmpI gene encoding 4-oxalocrotonate tautomerase DmpI, protein MPVITIEAAKLTNEQKRMLVNELTASASNIMNIPEQAFFVFVKENERENIGVAGQLLADRDENTL, encoded by the coding sequence ATGCCTGTGATAACAATTGAAGCAGCTAAATTAACTAATGAGCAAAAAAGAATGTTAGTAAATGAACTTACCGCATCAGCTTCAAATATCATGAACATACCTGAACAAGCATTCTTTGTTTTCGTAAAGGAAAATGAAAGAGAAAATATAGGTGTTGCAGGGCAGCTTTTAGCTGACAGAGATGAAAACACTTTATAA
- a CDS encoding beta-glucoside-specific PTS transporter subunit IIABC translates to MSKKYEKLAQDIVEKIGGSENVSTLTHCMTRLRFALNDNIKADQEGIKALDGVINVIESGGQFQVVIGTHVEEVYEEVVKHLKPLGNSDVKSSKRDKVGRLDKLIDFVSGTFSPLVPAIAGAGMIKALLALLLLFGLVSRESQTYYVVSFIADAAFYFLPFLLAYSAASKLKCTPAMAMVLAGILLHPSLIQLRTDGKAVEVFAIPMQLVNYGSSVVPILLIVWAQSYIERLFKRIIPDSIKIIFVPMFTIIVTGIIGLTVLGPLGSFVGGYMAAGFELLGSYGGWLIVFLVATLWPILVMFGIHHSIVPLSLAQITTLGYENIIGPGAIISNISQGVAALVVGWRTKDSSFKQIANTSGITGLMGITEPALYGVSLPKKYPLIAAMIGGACGGLYAGLMGVIRYATGASGIPAIPLYIGENIWHLYNILIALVITAVVTAVVTYFLSLKYEKETPEQNKVSTKDEIITLKNTVITSPIKGNVIPLKDVKDEAFASEAMGKGIAIEPSEGKVVAPFDGKIVSLFPKKHAIGLLSDDGIEILIHIGLNTVRLNGKYYEAHVVEGQRMTKGQTLITFDLEKIREEGYVTQTPVIVTNTYSYADVITNNSIAITDFNHELLVLKV, encoded by the coding sequence ATGAGCAAAAAATATGAAAAATTAGCTCAGGATATCGTAGAAAAAATTGGTGGCAGTGAAAATGTATCAACACTAACTCATTGTATGACAAGGCTTAGATTCGCACTAAACGATAATATAAAAGCTGATCAAGAAGGTATTAAAGCCTTAGATGGTGTTATTAATGTTATCGAAAGTGGAGGACAATTTCAGGTTGTCATCGGAACACATGTTGAAGAAGTTTACGAAGAAGTTGTCAAGCATCTCAAACCTTTAGGAAATTCAGATGTTAAATCGTCTAAAAGGGATAAAGTAGGTCGCTTGGACAAATTAATCGATTTTGTTTCCGGAACATTTAGTCCACTCGTTCCGGCTATTGCGGGCGCAGGAATGATTAAAGCTCTTTTGGCTTTACTTCTTTTGTTTGGTCTGGTGTCAAGAGAGTCACAGACCTATTATGTAGTGAGCTTCATAGCTGATGCCGCTTTTTACTTCTTACCGTTTTTATTGGCATATTCGGCTGCTAGTAAATTAAAGTGTACTCCTGCTATGGCAATGGTGCTTGCTGGAATTTTACTCCATCCGAGCTTGATTCAATTGCGAACGGATGGGAAAGCTGTTGAAGTTTTCGCAATTCCGATGCAGCTTGTTAACTATGGTTCATCTGTTGTTCCAATCCTCTTAATTGTTTGGGCGCAATCTTACATTGAACGACTGTTTAAAAGAATCATTCCTGACTCTATAAAAATTATTTTTGTTCCGATGTTTACCATTATCGTCACTGGAATCATAGGTTTAACTGTATTAGGACCACTTGGATCTTTTGTCGGAGGCTATATGGCAGCGGGATTTGAGTTGTTAGGATCTTATGGGGGTTGGTTGATTGTTTTCTTAGTTGCAACCCTTTGGCCAATACTTGTTATGTTCGGTATTCACCATAGTATTGTTCCGTTATCATTGGCGCAAATAACAACATTAGGATACGAAAATATTATAGGTCCTGGTGCAATCATTTCAAATATTTCTCAAGGTGTTGCTGCATTGGTTGTAGGGTGGAGAACGAAAGATTCATCATTTAAACAAATCGCAAATACCAGTGGAATTACAGGCTTGATGGGAATTACAGAACCAGCACTTTATGGTGTTTCCTTACCTAAAAAATATCCTCTTATTGCTGCTATGATTGGTGGTGCCTGTGGAGGGCTTTACGCAGGATTAATGGGAGTTATACGTTATGCGACAGGGGCCTCAGGAATTCCGGCCATTCCGCTTTACATCGGAGAAAACATTTGGCATTTATATAATATATTAATCGCATTAGTAATTACTGCTGTTGTAACTGCGGTGGTTACCTATTTTTTAAGCCTGAAATATGAAAAAGAAACACCTGAGCAGAATAAAGTCAGCACGAAAGATGAAATCATCACACTTAAAAATACTGTCATTACCAGTCCGATCAAAGGGAATGTAATTCCGCTAAAGGATGTAAAAGATGAAGCCTTTGCCTCGGAAGCAATGGGAAAGGGAATTGCCATTGAGCCAAGCGAAGGAAAAGTGGTCGCTCCTTTTGATGGGAAAATTGTTTCGCTATTTCCCAAGAAGCACGCAATCGGTTTACTCTCCGATGATGGGATTGAAATACTCATCCATATCGGATTGAACACCGTTAGACTGAATGGGAAGTATTATGAAGCTCATGTTGTAGAGGGGCAGAGAATGACCAAAGGCCAGACGCTAATCACGTTTGATTTGGAGAAAATCAGAGAGGAAGGATATGTTACTCAGACCCCGGTGATCGTTACGAATACCTATAGTTATGCTGATGTGATAACCAATAACAGTATTGCAATCACTGATTTTAACCATGAGTTGCTAGTCCTAAAAGTATAA